One window of Mycoplasma parvum str. Indiana genomic DNA carries:
- a CDS encoding 5'-3' exonuclease, with protein MIKRAILIDGSSLIYRCFYALDLRGKEVVGDESKRKFMNLLLFQTRKWINLNNYAYGAMLFDIDRKSFRTELLPEYKANRDPMPQELLNWLAEATSKVSELGMTVIFAPKGYEADDLAGTISKKLSDFDFKVDIFTTDKDFLQLVTHLISIYRIKKSFQIEINNHLNFAELNENLLPFQIPLFKALTGDSSDNYPGIPQIGAKTAQKIINQFKTEKKFFSYLQEIKEEKIRNSLLENVEQIKKFLKISRIKIDLDYKFELSDFVINK; from the coding sequence ATGATAAAAAGAGCGATTTTAATTGATGGAAGCTCTCTTATATATAGATGTTTTTATGCATTGGATTTAAGAGGAAAAGAAGTTGTTGGGGATGAAAGTAAGAGAAAATTTATGAATTTACTATTATTTCAAACTCGTAAATGAATAAATTTAAATAATTACGCTTATGGGGCAATGCTTTTTGACATTGATAGAAAAAGCTTCAGAACTGAATTACTTCCTGAATATAAAGCTAATAGAGATCCAATGCCCCAAGAGCTTCTAAATTGACTTGCTGAAGCTACTTCCAAAGTATCTGAATTAGGTATGACTGTAATTTTCGCTCCTAAAGGTTATGAAGCTGATGATTTAGCTGGAACTATTTCTAAAAAATTATCAGATTTTGATTTCAAAGTAGATATTTTTACTACTGATAAAGATTTTTTACAATTAGTAACTCATTTAATTTCTATTTATAGAATTAAAAAATCTTTTCAAATAGAAATTAATAATCATTTAAATTTTGCTGAATTAAATGAAAATTTATTGCCTTTTCAGATACCTTTATTTAAAGCTTTAACTGGGGATTCATCGGATAATTATCCTGGAATTCCACAAATTGGAGCTAAAACAGCTCAAAAAATAATTAATCAATTTAAAACAGAAAAAAAGTTTTTTTCTTATTTACAAGAAATCAAAGAAGAAAAAATAAGAAATAGTCTTTTAGAAAATGTAGAACAAATCAAAAAATTTCTGAAAATATCAAGAATAAAAATTGATTTAGATTACAAATTTGAACTTTCAGATTTTGTAATTAATAAATAA
- the tsf gene encoding translation elongation factor Ts, producing the protein MVLNKKNLLVKLRKETLAPFGECAKALEEAKYDYEQAKKLLFKKSIKQSVASGLGDTDFPEGKIFKVELPKNNTISALFCIRAETDFVTNSADFKKLAEELSAILLDYLSSGQTSLDLEGFLKLISPKDQLSIEEKVSALSSITKEKIKITDLIISPQEEKDIISLAYVHHNEKLGAILSLKTGPKTDLKNIAEIRKLILHYAASSSLFLNEQEICPKWLEEEKSKLKASLLEKNPNIPNIDNIINKQIKQIVSKVTFSEQPFILDPSLSISQILFHNDLTPIWGKKIVLSS; encoded by the coding sequence ATGGTACTTAATAAGAAGAATTTATTAGTTAAATTAAGAAAAGAAACTTTAGCTCCCTTCGGGGAGTGCGCTAAAGCTTTAGAAGAAGCTAAATATGATTATGAACAAGCAAAAAAATTACTTTTTAAGAAGAGTATTAAGCAAAGCGTTGCTTCAGGATTGGGGGATACAGATTTTCCGGAAGGAAAAATATTTAAAGTAGAACTTCCGAAAAATAATACAATATCTGCTCTTTTTTGCATTAGAGCAGAAACTGATTTTGTAACTAATTCTGCTGATTTCAAAAAATTAGCTGAAGAATTATCAGCAATTCTTCTTGATTATTTATCTTCTGGACAAACTTCTTTGGATTTAGAAGGATTTTTGAAATTAATATCCCCAAAAGATCAATTGTCTATAGAAGAAAAAGTTTCAGCTCTTTCTTCTATAACTAAAGAAAAAATAAAAATTACTGATTTGATTATTTCTCCTCAAGAAGAAAAAGATATTATTTCTTTAGCTTATGTTCACCATAATGAAAAATTAGGAGCTATTCTATCTTTAAAAACAGGGCCGAAAACAGATTTAAAAAATATTGCAGAAATTAGAAAATTAATACTGCATTATGCCGCTTCTTCTAGTTTATTTTTGAATGAACAAGAAATTTGTCCTAAATGATTAGAAGAAGAAAAAAGTAAGTTAAAAGCTAGCTTACTGGAAAAAAATCCTAATATTCCTAATATTGACAATATTATTAATAAACAAATTAAACAAATTGTATCTAAAGTTACTTTTTCAGAACAACCTTTTATATTAGATCCAAGTCTCTCTATTTCTCAAATATTATTTCATAATGATTTAACTCCTATTTGAGGAAAAAAAATTGTCCTTTCTTCTTAA
- the infC gene encoding translation initiation factor IF-3, with protein MFSNFFKLKLKKLPKLLTPENITEENVRLIELDGTSKIVSKEEAFSISKERDLDLMIVNSSIKPIVIKLVNYQAFVQEQQKLEYKSSKREKNKGNKMKSIALKLKIDQHDLEWKMKKMKEWLLGGDRVQLIIKTPFDTTEVKSPVADNLLNRIKELLKDEGKTIEPLKGVNKTQYTCIFSPITKKSNDKSEEKSY; from the coding sequence TTATTTTCTAACTTTTTTAAACTGAAATTAAAAAAACTTCCAAAGTTATTAACTCCAGAAAATATAACTGAAGAAAATGTTAGATTAATAGAGTTAGATGGAACTTCTAAAATAGTGTCAAAAGAGGAAGCTTTTTCTATTTCTAAGGAAAGAGATTTAGATTTAATGATTGTGAATAGTTCAATTAAGCCAATTGTAATTAAATTAGTTAATTATCAAGCTTTTGTTCAAGAACAACAAAAACTTGAATATAAATCTTCCAAAAGAGAGAAAAATAAAGGAAATAAGATGAAATCTATTGCTCTCAAATTAAAAATTGATCAACACGATTTAGAGTGAAAAATGAAAAAAATGAAAGAGTGATTGCTTGGTGGCGATAGAGTTCAATTAATTATTAAAACCCCTTTTGACACTACTGAAGTAAAATCTCCAGTAGCTGATAATTTATTAAATAGAATAAAGGAATTATTAAAAGATGAGGGAAAAACAATAGAGCCATTAAAGGGAGTTAATAAAACACAATATACTTGTATTTTTTCCCCTATAACTAAAAAATCAAATGATAAAAGTGAAGAGAAAAGTTATTAA
- the lysS gene encoding lysine--tRNA ligase, with product MNNNKKLNDQELVRRKKLNELIKKGNSPYQIEKVDINFSIAEIISKGLELTNPFCCAGRILAIRQTFFVLSENGEKLQAYINIKEDKGKELFEHFNKYIDIGDYLSVFGSLFTTKTGMLTLKVEAFQLISKALKPLPEKRVGITDPELLIRNRVGALITNEELFNSLSWRSKLIFELRNYLNNLGYLEFETPILHKIAGGAIAKPFKTYHNSLKEDLFLRIAPELYLKKLIISGFTKVYEIGKSFRNEGIDSMHNPEFTSIEIYTSYLDMEATIELTANIIQYLNKLISKESPTLNFEKKAIWELLSSKLKIDFLNNPPSLKEMLELAFKWNIQLEEHEKNWACIYEKLFEELIIPELKNPTFVYGFSSELSPLAKKDFKNEKFSRRFELYINGNELANGFSEQNDPSVQLEQFKIQASRESSQGEIDYDYISTLEYGLPPTGGVGIGLDRLITFLLQKKSIKEIIAFPHLKG from the coding sequence TTGAATAACAATAAAAAACTTAATGATCAAGAATTAGTTAGAAGAAAAAAATTAAATGAATTAATTAAGAAGGGCAATTCTCCCTATCAAATTGAAAAAGTTGATATTAATTTTTCTATTGCCGAAATTATCTCTAAAGGATTAGAGCTCACAAATCCTTTTTGTTGTGCAGGTAGAATTTTAGCAATTAGACAAACTTTTTTTGTTCTTTCAGAAAATGGAGAGAAATTGCAGGCATACATAAATATAAAAGAAGATAAAGGAAAAGAATTATTTGAACACTTCAACAAATATATAGATATAGGAGATTATTTAAGTGTTTTTGGTAGTTTATTTACTACCAAAACAGGAATGCTTACTTTAAAAGTTGAAGCTTTTCAACTTATTTCTAAAGCTTTAAAACCTTTACCTGAAAAAAGGGTAGGCATTACTGACCCAGAATTATTAATTAGAAATCGTGTCGGGGCTCTAATTACTAATGAAGAATTATTCAATTCATTGAGTTGAAGATCTAAATTAATTTTTGAATTACGAAATTATCTAAATAATTTAGGTTATTTAGAATTTGAAACTCCAATTTTACATAAAATAGCTGGAGGAGCTATTGCTAAACCCTTTAAAACTTATCATAATTCGCTAAAAGAAGATCTTTTTCTTAGAATTGCACCAGAACTTTATTTAAAAAAATTAATTATTTCTGGCTTTACTAAAGTTTATGAAATTGGCAAATCCTTCAGGAATGAAGGAATTGATAGTATGCATAATCCAGAGTTTACTTCTATAGAAATATATACCTCTTATTTAGATATGGAAGCTACAATAGAACTCACTGCAAATATAATTCAATATCTAAATAAATTAATTTCTAAGGAATCACCTACTTTAAATTTTGAAAAAAAAGCTATTTGAGAATTACTTTCTTCTAAATTAAAAATAGATTTTTTAAATAATCCCCCCTCTTTAAAAGAAATGTTAGAACTTGCTTTTAAATGAAATATTCAATTGGAAGAGCATGAAAAAAATTGGGCCTGTATATATGAAAAATTATTTGAAGAATTAATAATTCCTGAATTAAAAAATCCTACTTTTGTTTATGGATTTAGTTCCGAATTATCTCCATTGGCTAAAAAAGATTTCAAAAATGAAAAATTTTCCAGAAGATTTGAACTTTACATTAATGGAAATGAATTAGCTAATGGATTTTCTGAACAAAATGATCCATCAGTTCAATTAGAGCAATTTAAAATTCAAGCCTCTAGAGAAAGCTCACAAGGAGAAATAGATTATGATTACATTTCTACTCTAGAATACGGACTGCCTCCAACTGGGGGAGTTGGAATAGGATTAGATAGATTAATTACTTTTTTACTTCAAAAAAAATCTATTAAAGAAATTATTGCTTTTCCTCATTTAAAAGGCTAA
- the rpoE gene encoding DNA-directed RNA polymerase subunit delta has translation MSKLSLRTLISIANDVAIESFGESSFTFSSLWAKTWTKAKDFKKENIEDWISSFYLEVLGDPRFVYIGNNMWKLREFMGLAEYLKVMGKRSKNIVFSEKDLDDEDSSSLEETTEELKDEEDEDSDLDSEEEDDSSSSNKEYEENEELGQEGSGYQGRIKSNEEEDEESFE, from the coding sequence ATGAGTAAATTAAGCTTGAGAACATTAATTAGTATAGCTAATGATGTAGCTATAGAAAGTTTTGGAGAATCAAGCTTTACTTTTTCTTCTTTGTGGGCCAAAACTTGAACAAAAGCAAAAGATTTTAAAAAAGAAAATATTGAGGATTGAATATCTTCTTTTTATTTAGAAGTTTTGGGAGATCCAAGATTTGTTTATATAGGAAATAATATGTGAAAACTTAGAGAATTTATGGGTTTAGCAGAATATTTAAAAGTTATGGGAAAAAGATCAAAAAATATTGTTTTTTCAGAAAAAGATTTAGATGATGAAGATTCATCTTCTTTGGAAGAAACTACAGAGGAATTAAAGGATGAAGAGGATGAAGATAGTGATTTGGATAGTGAAGAAGAAGATGATTCTTCATCATCTAATAAAGAATATGAAGAAAATGAGGAGTTAGGGCAAGAAGGGAGCGGATATCAAGGAAGAATAAAGAGTAATGAAGAAGAAGATGAAGAAAGTTTTGAATAA
- a CDS encoding PHP domain-containing protein: MNKKALVFPQLFIKSNHSLFESTISMEEIIEFSLKNNHKHSFFTESQEIKHFPTFHLKASQKGLIPLLSLHYIWKNSSEWLLIPKNFEGYQFLCNFLKNISLGEEKWDEIIKIFISGDENIKPWKDDIFYLSNSECPKGIFIRENLFLKKEDYELYSLITAIKNKSNYSRELELNRHLSNSYLLNNEADNKNIYWTKNLINILKECKYYFLRSPLIEEKHESITHERKEIIFYCSSELEKYTSKFPPESKKQYQERFQRELNLFDSKGYWEYFSIIWAVIKYLTSSNILMGPGRGSSCSSLIIFLLGINKIDPIKYGLLLDRFLTESSNRLPDLDIDIEGSKRVEVLNFLKNTYGEKNFIVPSILKKIKNVNLISPTLSKVFPEWENKHQLLSKLIDIPFLIQAHPSSIIPLLRKNSIFLENTYKEENSILPITPLEYNTTSYILLQKFDLLSSQYLEFLSEVIKKVGLTSSQLFEIDFLNKNTWELLNKGLTYYLFHLDSPYIKSIIPLFKLETISDLAQLLAIIRPGINKHISAFLNYKSPNNIFFNQTIKNILCETRGIILFQEQVMLLIFEITGMQLSNTDKYRIALQKQKMEELENLKKEFFQLALENKRNINEIQKSWDFINTFGKYSFNKSHAVAYATLSFQAAYLKANYSEIFFISAIKREGLSKNCLNEIISLGYQIKLSNCLKKVSYTGFFDTEKKIFYIGLNGIKFGALQLFQMIEKNEKELKENVSHLEAAISFLLSKGITKEDIQKLNYLNWFEPIFSKGENSLFLEYYWDLLYKKIVFGNTENEKNFSFSEDEKKSFLENRDKNLNFEWNDYFSDK; the protein is encoded by the coding sequence ATGAATAAAAAAGCTTTGGTTTTTCCTCAATTATTCATTAAGTCTAATCATTCTCTTTTTGAATCAACTATTTCAATGGAAGAAATCATTGAATTTAGTTTAAAAAATAATCATAAACATTCTTTTTTTACTGAAAGTCAAGAAATTAAACATTTTCCTACTTTCCATTTAAAAGCTAGCCAAAAAGGATTAATTCCTTTATTATCTTTACATTACATCTGAAAAAATTCTTCAGAATGATTATTAATACCAAAAAATTTTGAAGGATACCAATTCCTTTGCAATTTTCTTAAAAACATATCTTTAGGGGAAGAAAAATGAGATGAAATAATTAAGATTTTCATCTCAGGCGATGAAAATATAAAACCCTGAAAAGATGACATTTTTTATTTATCTAATTCTGAATGTCCTAAAGGAATATTTATTAGAGAGAATTTATTTTTAAAAAAAGAAGATTACGAACTTTACTCTTTAATTACTGCTATTAAAAATAAAAGTAATTACTCTAGGGAATTGGAATTAAATAGACATTTAAGCAATTCATATTTATTAAATAATGAAGCTGATAATAAGAATATTTATTGAACTAAAAACTTAATAAATATTCTTAAAGAATGTAAATATTATTTTTTAAGGTCTCCTCTAATCGAGGAAAAACACGAAAGCATAACACATGAAAGAAAAGAAATAATTTTTTATTGTTCAAGCGAACTAGAAAAATATACTTCTAAATTCCCTCCCGAAAGTAAAAAACAATATCAAGAAAGATTTCAAAGAGAGCTCAATTTATTCGATTCTAAGGGATACTGAGAATATTTCTCAATTATTTGAGCAGTAATTAAATATTTAACCTCTTCCAATATATTAATGGGTCCTGGAAGAGGTTCATCTTGTAGTAGTTTAATTATTTTTCTATTAGGAATTAACAAAATAGATCCCATTAAATATGGATTATTATTAGACAGATTCTTAACAGAATCTTCTAATAGATTACCTGACTTAGATATAGATATTGAAGGATCTAAAAGAGTAGAAGTGCTAAATTTTTTGAAAAATACTTATGGAGAAAAAAACTTTATTGTTCCTTCAATATTAAAAAAAATCAAAAATGTTAATCTAATTTCTCCAACACTATCTAAAGTTTTTCCAGAATGAGAAAATAAACATCAATTATTAAGCAAATTAATTGATATACCTTTTCTCATTCAAGCTCACCCCTCATCCATAATCCCATTATTAAGAAAAAATTCCATTTTTTTAGAAAATACTTATAAAGAAGAAAATTCTATTTTGCCTATAACTCCTTTAGAATACAATACAACTTCTTATATTTTGCTACAAAAATTTGATTTATTATCTTCACAATATTTGGAATTTCTTTCAGAAGTTATTAAAAAAGTTGGATTAACAAGTTCTCAATTATTTGAAATAGATTTTTTAAATAAAAATACTTGAGAGTTATTAAATAAAGGATTAACTTATTATCTTTTTCATTTGGATAGCCCTTATATAAAAAGTATTATTCCTTTATTTAAGCTGGAAACTATTTCCGATTTAGCTCAATTATTGGCCATTATTAGACCAGGCATTAATAAACATATTTCTGCTTTTTTGAACTATAAATCCCCAAACAATATATTTTTTAATCAAACCATAAAAAACATATTGTGCGAAACTAGAGGGATAATACTTTTTCAAGAGCAAGTGATGCTGCTTATTTTTGAAATAACAGGAATGCAATTATCTAATACTGATAAATATAGAATTGCCTTGCAAAAACAAAAAATGGAAGAATTAGAAAATTTAAAAAAAGAATTTTTTCAATTAGCTCTTGAAAATAAAAGAAATATAAATGAAATACAAAAAAGCTGAGATTTTATTAATACTTTCGGAAAATACAGTTTCAATAAATCTCACGCAGTTGCGTATGCTACTTTATCCTTTCAGGCTGCATATTTAAAAGCTAATTACAGTGAAATATTTTTTATTTCTGCCATTAAAAGAGAAGGGTTATCTAAAAATTGTTTAAACGAAATTATTTCTCTTGGATATCAAATAAAATTAAGCAATTGTTTGAAAAAAGTAAGCTATACAGGTTTTTTCGATACAGAAAAAAAAATATTTTATATAGGACTAAATGGAATTAAATTTGGAGCACTTCAATTATTTCAAATGATTGAAAAAAATGAAAAAGAATTAAAAGAAAATGTTTCTCATTTAGAAGCTGCAATATCTTTTCTATTATCTAAAGGAATAACTAAAGAAGATATTCAAAAATTAAATTATTTGAATTGATTTGAACCTATTTTTTCCAAAGGAGAAAATTCTTTATTTCTTGAATATTATTGAGATTTGTTGTATAAAAAGATTGTCTTCGGAAATACTGAAAATGAAAAAAATTTTTCTTTTTCTGAGGATGAAAAAAAGAGTTTTTTAGAAAATAGAGATAAAAACTTAAATTTTGAATGAAATGATTATTTTTCTGATAAATAA